CAGCGTGAAATAACGTTTGACCCTTTACATCGACTAATACTGTTTAACTTAATTAACTGCATGGAGTCGATTCGTTATTTCGAATCTTGACGTGTTCCCACCCATTCAACGGTCGTcactttttagatttttttggaattttaaagTGAAAGACTATGTGAAATAGTTTTGAATGGATATTGCTGGTAGTTGCAGACTTGGGTCCACAAGTTCGATACCCATGTGGACGTCCAACACCTCGTCGAAACGAAGGGCGTCGAGGTGGAGGTGTAGATAACAGCGGTCAACAATCATCACGTTCAGATAGGAACAGAGATGCGGTGCAACGTCATAAGCGTGACATACCATCGGGAGCAAGTTCTGTAAAGTCAAACAAGGCGTCTAGGTTTGTTGCAATGCTCACATTTTACAGTCGGACTGCATTTTGTAGAGTCAGTTATTTGCAGAATATCTCCTTCTCTCGATGCTTCTCCAATTAGCAGTGATTCCTCGGTTTCTCCTGAACGGAAAAATATCTCCGCAGTCAATAACGACAAAAACGAGAGTAAAACGGGTTAGTTCTTTCGAGGTTGTGCGGTCAAAACTCGCTCCGTTTTGAATAGTTTCACTCCATAATTTAGTTttagatatttttaaaattaattttagagAGCTGAATAAGTGTTTTGTAGGCAACAAAAAACCTGCAAAAGGTGGAAGTGCCATGGGAAATGTCACAGATCCATGGGcgcgcaagaaaaaaacatcctcaacgaaaaacaaggaaagcGATGGAAGGCGAGGTGGAAGATCGTCTAGCAATAGCTCGtgagttttctttctgaacgAGCTCTAAAACTTCCAGACATCCTTAGAGTTTAAGTTATTCCAGAACAAGCTCATCAAAtagtaatgaaaaattgagaCGTGCTGCGGCGGCCTCCGCGAGTTCTCGTCGGTCTCGCAGTCCTCTTCCAGCTAAGGTAATAGATCTGCAGGTTTACTTTGTTAGCATGGCTTGTTACCTTGTAAATCttacttctatttttaaaaccGTTATATTATTCTAGACGGATAGACGGTTGTCGCCACCAAGAGGAGATATTACAGGATTCCGTATTCCTAAGAAACATTGCTCAACCGATAATCGCAGTAGGGCAGCTGGGTTCGCAATTCGTTTTTGCTGGATGCATCACTTCTTTCGATACATGTAAATCCTTTCAGCCCTCTGCGGTcggaaaacaaacagaaaacaatGGATTGTGCATTTGGAAAGAAACCATTTGTGAGTTGCTTTGGTGTTCCTTAAAAGTCGTCATGTCGTCATGCATTTGGTTTAACTTTCTTAGACTAGAAAATGATCTTTGAGTCCTTCATTTCCAGAAAGAGTCCAAGCGAAATGATGACCATGACCCAATTTCCGATGAAGACCCGATCGTGGACGGGATTGACAGCCACGGTGCAGAGAACATCAGTGATGTGGGTGGTTCATTCTTGATGAATGATTATTTAATGataaagaaatgagaagaacagTATTACATCCGAGAGaagtggaaggaaaaaattcattgaacGAATTAACAACTTAAGTTGCTCTTTAGTTAGTGAAACTAGTGAGCGGGTGGactttttcataatttttttttgctgattgtTTGTCGTTAGTTCTTCCAATCAGTTTTAGATGTTAAGTCTTCTTCAGGACATTTTgtgaatgaacgaaaaatCGTGACGTAATTACGATCTAGTAAGAAAGTAGAGAACATCTTTGAACTCGAATACGTCCTTTTCCTTGCtgttttccttaattttgaaTGATATGTTTGTCTTAAACAATTTCGTCATGTAGCTTGCTTCATATCTATGTATCTATCTGCTTTCTATCTATCTCATATGTTTCAACAATCAGAAATATGTAAGCAAATAGAAGAGTAGGTTTTAGATCTAAGTACTGTCTATTTAGTCTGAATCTGCTCGTTCTGGCAGTCAAATGTCTTCAATCTCATCTTCATCATCTACGTCCTCAAGAAGTCGATCGCCTTCGCCGGCACTCCCTGCTAAGTACAGAACAACCGGTACGATTGGCGAAGATTCGCTGAGGTAGATTCTCTTCGTTGCTTTTCGGTCATATAATTCATTTGTAAACACGTGAATTCGTTTAGGAATGCATCTTCAGTGTCGAGTTCAGATGAGGATCAAAAAGCAGATAGTCGCAGGAAAAGTTcctcgaaagaaaaactgaaggaaAAGTCATCCCAGCTGCGGGAAATGTAGGAATTCGAGTTTTCAGAGTCATTTTATGAAGACACTATTTTGAGGAAATCAAAATGAACTAATGTGGATTCGGATGACCTATAACCTGTAGTAAGTAGGTGATCGAAATTGGTCTCACACAATATTTCTTCAGTTGGGTTgaatcataggtgcgatagggaggagccgcaCCCTCTTCAGGTGAATGGGTCTAGCTCTTGGAGGCTGCTCAAGTGACGAGGATCTCTTCGCCAACCGCTCAACAGTGAAGGGTgacccttcgccaaccgttgaaatgtgaagggggtcagagcaccggctccgactatcgcatctatgggtTGAACCCTACTGAAATCCTGCATCAGGTTAACTGCATTATGGATACGGGAGTTTACAGTACATTTCAGCAGTGTTGAACCAAATTGAAGAACTATTGTGTGAGATCAATTCAGGACTTGTTCATGAGGAGATACGATAATTTGAACCGTATTAGCGTACACAAGTAGTGATGAGTATTGGCGTGGACTCGtcgaacaaacaacaaagctGAACAAAGCTGCACAGAATCCACATTGACTGTATCATTTTACAGCAttacattactttttttctaacttacAGATAATTCAACCTTTCGGAATATATGAGAGATTCAAGCCCTACCGAAATTGGTGTCTCTATCAGATTGTTTCGGTTTAGTTCACCATCGCCATCtcctccaccacctccaccgCCAGACGATGCAGCAAACCGCCGTCCTAATCGCGACAAGTCTGTAactccacctccaccaccgCCTCCTTTACCGTTGATCAATGAATTTGCTCTTGAAAGACAACAGCGAAAGCTACGAGAGGCTGAAAAACGAGTAGCAGAAGCAAGAACTAAGCGCGCACGAAGTCCGCCGAGGAAGAAAGCCAAAAATAGTAACGATGGTGAGGGTTTGGATTCTTTTCTAACCTAGGTTCGTGCATGCAGATATTACTTGTGAAATCCACTAATGTGAATGgatcatttgttttttatttcaggaCACTGTAAAACtcgcgcatttttttttaggtgagAAGGAGCGGCGGAAACGGGAGCTCATGGAGCAATTGCGGGCTGTTGAGGCAGAATTGAAGAAGAGAACTGCTGCCACCTCTGCAATGTAAAGAAGAGTCCTTGGGTGATGCCGAACTACTTCGGAGATGTGAAGCCGTGTTCCCATTTTGAGTTTGCTAAGATTTCTAAACAGATGGGTTATGAAAGCATCGTTCCAAACTAATGTAACGGATGTATAGCGCTTTATAAGTGGTCGTAAATTATGATAGCTACAGACTTTTAAGACAGTTAGTATAACGCTCACATTTGAACTGTTTTAAAGCTTACATATGTGTTTTctcgttaatttttcttttgtatttattcTGGAAATCAGCTTTCATTCAACGTTCGAACATTTAATCCTATGTTTGTGTTATACTTGGAACATATTAGAACAAGTCTAGTCAGTGCCTAGGTTGTTTTGACTTGTGTTAActcaatttttccttgttcCCAAATTTTGAATGTTTATTTTGTGCTGTAAAAGTCGATTTGTCTCAATGTCATAACTGTTGTACTAATCAAACCGCCATTTCTTAATTGTTATTTGCTCTTTTATCAAGTAAATTTTTAAAGTGTCACCGTTAATTTGGATTTCTCCCATGTGAAATCGATGACAAGCTGCCGATTTTATATATGAGTTCTCGATTTTTGTGCTGCATGTGACGCTTCCAAATAATGTACTCGTGGGCGCACGAGCACGCCAATGAATCTCTTTGTTATCTAGAGTTGAGGAAAACTTAACATAGGGTACACAACATAGGATAAAGTTGATAAGAATTTGATCATCCGTAAGCCTAGTTTTTTATACATCGGGGCCACGAGACACTTTTGATGAGGTTGTTGGAAATGACCGTATGTTAGTGTTTCATTACAATAGCGTGGAAATTGAGATTACGTTTATACTCTACGTTAAGAACATAgcattgttcttcttttctgcatcGAAAAGATTTGGTCCATGTTTAGTACTGTGTTTTTATTGCATCTATACGGCTCTGTGAGCAGTTCTCACAACATTTGCAATGCCTGCAGATGATAGTACTTTTCGGTATTGCgttctccttcattttttccattctctgGAGCAAGTTCATATCtcgggggaaaatgtagttgggggaggggCCACTCAGTAGCGAAcgtatttctcgacgctccaacttttttttattatctctTAGTAAGTTTAGCCTCTGTCAAAgattctctaagactaatgcttaggtcttagggcctggtaatttcgagaaataagggcgccactgagtggccccttgagtgaaaataatattctggcaaaaaaaaagtgacaaaagCAGAGCATTCACATGTAGAAGACCAGATTGCAAATTTAATCCACATACTTTACGGTGGTCCGTCGTTGGCACGATCTTCCTGAAAGATTAAGaaagataaggataaagtagtgcaggtatagtcgggtgaaaatgacgtgaagctcggtgcagttgcgcaagcggctgcgctcaaaccGATGTGGTGTGGGGTAGTGGTTACGATCGGCCCTTCCCAGCACagatccatcgctgcagttcttgatggtcccaccacggtCACAACAACTAGCTTCACTACGCcacctcgagcgcagccacgtAAAAgcagcattccacgaatctgacgtggtgatggAATTCGCGGGGAAAGCTAGAAAtgtggttgtagattgcgagaaTAGAGCTCATTGGCGTTCGACTGCTCGCACGAGAATACGGCACGTGCACGAGGGCGTtgcgttgcagctgaaatcgtcATATAAAACGGCTTCTCCCACTAcgtttttttgcgacgattagggagagatgaacgaagCAACCCTGGATCTGGCAATATACAACtctatctctagctttcccgCGTAtatccctcaccacgtcagattcgtggtatgctgcctttaagcaactgCTCCGAGATTCATGTCCTTTTTACCTGACTATACCAGAAACTGGGAGAACCGGAGAAAGAACGCCCCGGTTGCGTAGCGGTTAGATTCTTAGCAAAACAACTTCCGTTGATTGATCTCTTtccttttattgctttttaaaTTACTTGTtttatctatttgttttctgTGGGTTTATTTTTACGTGATCCTCTACTGTTTGTAGGATGAGCAAGAATGAAGAACAGCGATTGGGCGTATTGCATTTGGACAAAACCCATCGCCGCAAACGAAATccgaagaaattcaaaaggaCAAATTTCACTAGAAGCGCTCTCACAGAGGAGGATAAGCGGAATATTAAGTAAGTACCCTTTTTATCCTATCATATTActtatctctgcagttcgagtAGAGCTAGCGATGCTTCCACTCGAATAGCGACCGCTGACTTTTCTGCGGCGCGCCGACAGCAtccgcttacgcgactgcactagacttcaggtcgttttgacctgattgTAGCCTGTCCGGCAAACAAGGTTACTTGATAGAATTTACGTAGAATCTTCTACTTAAGTCTCTTCAAGCAGAATTTCCCTAGATATGCACATGTGGAGCCATTATATCGGATGTGGTGTGACTACTATCGAAGTCTATTAGGTGACCAACAAAAGTCTCCAGATGAGCGAATGCTGAAGGCAGATTATCACGGAGCACTAGTGCTTGTTGCAGAAGCACATAATACCACTCAGGCAAGGAATTATTTGTCAACCTTCAACCataacatttatttcattgtttttgttgtagaTAGGGATTGTCGGTATTATTCTGTTGGAGACTCGACAAACTTTTCAATTAATCACTAAGCAGGACAAATACGTTGGTTAGCGGATTCAGTTTTCTTGGCTTTGCAtgctgttgctttttttttctcaaattgttAAACAAACAGCAAGGTGCTGCTGACTAAAATGAGGTTGAGGTGACTTTATTTTAATAGTATTTTTCTGTTAGACCTTTTAGTACCCTCGTCCCTTCGTCAGAATAAGGTATTCGGTGAAGAGGTGTACTCGAAGTTTGGGATGTTAAACAATCTATATCTAGTAAAAAAGAATCAATTATCTAATAATTCCTCtcgaaatttttctccttaaaaatTACTTGGCTGTCATCcacagatatttttttttcagtaattcCAAAGCAGGGCACCGCTCTGCAGTTTATTCTTGATGGACGAGTTTTCACACTGTTTGGTGACGCTATGAGATACAAACCATCCTTACGTGGTAAAAAGCATAGACTACGAGTTGCGTTGCCGTTTTTCATCAGAtaaagtttctcttttttattgtttgtgtCAGCtgcttcagcttttttttttaaatctagcGAGAACGCATTGAATTGTATAGTATCCATTAATTGTAACTAGTTTATTTCGAAGCCGACCGACAATACGGTTCAGATCTTTAGTGCATAAAATTGCGTATCagatgtcaagaaaaaaaaaaccgtgctGAAAGTGTAGGTCAGCAGTACACGTAATTTTACCAGGATCAACTGAAAGCCCGTGAGGAGTATGATGAAATCTTTGGTCCAATTAATTAGTTTCTATATCACCGCAGAATGTAATTGAGTTGGAGTAGGTTGAGGTTCGAGAAGCCGAGTGCTAAAATGCATTTGGAAGTTTGGATTCACTGAACCTCTTAAGTTTATAGAATTAATTCACACCTTGCTTCTTCCTCAACTTCTGTTACGTCTCGATCCGTCGGCGGCAACGCGATTCGTCGCCTTTGCGTTAGCGTCACGTACGCGATCACCATGGAAAAAACACCGATCAGTATCCACACAACTAGCAGAAGACTCATCGCTGCTGCAAATCGCGGCACAGCGAATCGTGGAAACGAATGTCGGATGATTCCTAAAACATTGAACAGGAAATTcgtatattttcttctttgttgttACTATTCAACATACTATAAAAAATAGTTATAGTAGTGAAGGGTCCTGAAATTTGCTTAAATGTTGATAGCAGCTATTTGCGGTTACGTTTCTGTTCGGTGATTTTTTCTATGGTTTCTATGGCTAAAAATTCACCGCGGTGAAAATGACTCTTTAATGAAAAACTCATTCTATAGTTctttatttcaacaaaattttgaaaagtattcTTACTTTCTACGCAGTGACCAAATTCTGTTCTTGAGAATCCTGAACAACATTCGCCGGTGTCGATTGATGTGTCTGTGGCCTCATCGAAGATGTAACTAAATTATATCTTTCTTTACTTGGCTACTACTTACTTCAACCAAATATGTTTGTAAACTACATGAATAATCCGTAGATGTTAGTTCTTTAAGATTTATGCTTTGGAAACTAGGATTGAAGTTCGTGGatgtttgcaatttttgcaaactgTTATTATCGAGTACGGTTAGTACTAAGTAGTTACTTAATATTACTGTAGTTACTTTAATCAGATGTGAAGCACGATTGTGGGTGTTTTATACTGTGAATTAAATTGAATGGAAGGTTGTAAACTGGGATAAAAACGGTAATTTGCGTGAACATTTCATTATCTAAAATATCTGCGAACTCTGattctttgcaaatttttggatggatttttttttgcttagaacCTTTAAAACTCGGAGTGCGTTCAGATGTGAAGGTGTTTTTACGGGATTCCTTCCCGTCTTAACTTCAAGTGTATGACATTTTAGATCGAAGTTTTTGAGACGATGTTTTGATAGAACTCGG
The Necator americanus strain Aroian chromosome I, whole genome shotgun sequence genome window above contains:
- a CDS encoding hypothetical protein (NECATOR_CHRI.G1043.T1); this translates as MAEELHCDLDESSHHGGSDAGSKSSADEIHDHGDELKDDVNEAVASEKMEDVLDLDYDEGTNPAPEKGDEVEEGEEVETADGHEEGEEVERADENEEGEESSDGEINDSSDENEKKGDTDKEEGEIEDSDEGEGDVDVQKSRKVPIESRLSRPVAAREKVGKLREACPYEVNGSCSWGPDCKYSHRSKPQESTRLFSRCKPAEETSWERGLREAREAMRRASKKREEPEFETKRLNAAPTGERIRNARDSDSDEGSVSHRTSPPSTRRHIPSLLDITTLAPPRYRSSQKDGVRSATRGSPCYSEDDDRPYHLDSGRYRDAGGYRERREIKDLGPQVRYPCGRPTPRRNEGRRGGGVDNSGQQSSRSDRNRDAVQRHKRDIPSGASSVKSNKASRISPSLDASPISSDSSVSPERKNISAVNNDKNESKTGNKKPAKGGSAMGNVTDPWARKKKTSSTKNKESDGRRGGRSSSNSSTSSSNSNEKLRRAAAASASSRRSRSPLPAKTDRRLSPPRGDITGFRIPKKHCSTDNRSRAAGPLRSENKQKTMDCAFGKKPFKESKRNDDHDPISDEDPIVDGIDSHGAENISDSESARSGSQMSSISSSSSTSSRSRSPSPALPAKYRTTGTIGEDSLRNASSVSSSDEDQKADSRRKSSSKEKLKEKSSQLREISPSPSPPPPPPPDDAANRRPNRDKSVTPPPPPPPLPLINEFALERQQRKLREAEKRVAEARTKRARSPPRKKAKNSNDGEKERRKRELMEQLRAVEAELKKRTAATSAM
- a CDS encoding hypothetical protein (NECATOR_CHRI.G1043.T2), with the protein product MAEELHCDLDESSHHGGSDAGSKSSADEIHDHGDELKDDVNEAVASEKMEDVLDLDYDEGTNPAPEKGDEVEEGEEVETADGHEEGEEVERADENEEGEESSDGEINDSSDENEKKGDTDKEEGEIEDSDEGEGDVDVQKSRKVPIESRLSRPVAAREKVGKLREACPYEVNGSCSWGPDCKYSHRSKPQESTRLFSRCKPAEETSWERGLREAREAMRRASKKREEPEFETKRLNAAPTGERIRNARDSDSDEGSVSHRTSPPSTRRHIPSLLDITTLAPPRYRSSQKDLGPQVRYPCGRPTPRRNEGRRGGGVDNSGQQSSRSDRNRDAVQRHKRDIPSGASSVKSNKASRISPSLDASPISSDSSVSPERKNISAVNNDKNESKTGNKKPAKGGSAMGNVTDPWARKKKTSSTKNKESDGRRGGRSSSNSSTSSSNSNEKLRRAAAASASSRRSRSPLPAKTDRRLSPPRGDITGFRIPKKHCSTDNRSRAAGPLRSENKQKTMDCAFGKKPFKESKRNDDHDPISDEDPIVDGIDSHGAENISDSESARSGSQMSSISSSSSTSSRSRSPSPALPAKYRTTGTIGEDSLRNASSVSSSDEDQKADSRRKSSSKEKLKEKSSQLREISPSPSPPPPPPPDDAANRRPNRDKSVTPPPPPPPLPLINEFALERQQRKLREAEKRVAEARTKRARSPPRKKAKNSNDGEKERRKRELMEQLRAVEAELKKRTAATSAM
- a CDS encoding hypothetical protein (NECATOR_CHRI.G1044.T1), whose protein sequence is MSKNEEQRLGVLHLDKTHRRKRNPKKFKRTNFTRSALTEEDKRNIKYAHVEPLYRMWCDYYRSLLGDQQKSPDERMLKADYHGALVLVAEAHNTTQIGIVGIILLETRQTFQLITKQDKYVVIPKQGTALQFILDGRVFTLFGDAMRYKPSLRGKKHRLRVALPFFIR
- a CDS encoding hypothetical protein (NECATOR_CHRI.G1045.T1); its protein translation is MIGLLLLPLILARPPNNTRRCLDGRSYIFDEATDTSIDTGECCSGFSRTEFGHCVERIIRHSFPRFAVPRFAAAMSLLLVVWILIGVFSMVIAYVTLTQRRRIALPPTDRDVTEVEEEASTRLLEPQPTPTQLHSAVI